A segment of the Bdellovibrionota bacterium genome:
ACAAAAAGGCAATGCCCCTTTGAGAACAAAGAAATGAGGAGATGATCGATGACTCGATCCTGTCCCACGATCACTTTTTGAATTTCACCCTGGATTTGACGCCGGGCCTCGGCCAAACGACGAACCGCTCCTAGATCATCCTGTCCCGGCATAGCAACGGCCGCAAGAGCGTCGCTCATGCGCGTATTCTTTCACACCGTCTTCGGGAGCGCAACGCAACCGCGCGTCCCCCTCTTCCGGCTTTCTTATTTGACCGGGACACGGAGAGCCTTCCGAGCGTTTTTCTCCCGCGCAACCTTCACCGAGTCGTTACGCGTTTCGTAAATTTTCTGCAATCCGAGGTGAATTTCGGGGTCAAACGGGTTGAGGGCGTTCGCCGACAAAAAGTCTGCTTCGGCTTTCTCCATTTCTTTCCGAGACAGATGAAGCATGGCCCGCCTTGTATACGACGCCGGGTATTCGGGAGTTTCCTCCACAGCTTTGTTCAGAGCCTCCAACGCCCGATTTGAATCGTTCAACGCAAGGGAGGCGAGTGCAATCTTATTGAGAAGGTACGCGGAATGCCGAGGGAGGATTTTGTCCGCCTTTTCGTATTCGGTTCGGGCGGCGATGAGGCGATTGCGTTCCTGCAAAAGGTCGCCGATCCGGATGAATCCCCTGGCCTGATCGTCTTGAACGGCGAGAAGGTCGGCGTGTGCTGTATCTTCCGGCGCGTCCGAGTCCGCGCGCAGCGAAATTTTTTGCGCCTGAGCGTATGGATCCTCGGCCAGCGATTGAGTCTTAAGCCACGCGAGCCACCCGTTGAATAGTTCCGAAAAGTTTTGCCCGTAAATCTGAGAAAAAGCCCGAGGCATCTCGACTCCCGTTCCCAACGTGTTCAGGAGCTGACGAACTCGGTCGATACCGCCTCGTTTCTCAACTAAATAGGAGACCAAGTAAAAGACTTCCGCAAATGCCACTTCCGCGTCTTCCGGCGTTTTTAGCTTTGCGATTGAAGGATGCATTTTTTCAAGCGGAATCAGTGTGCCTTTCCGGAGTCTCTTGAGAAGGAGAGCTTGCGTCTGTTTGGAGAGATTTGACTCTCGTGAAGTCCGCCAGCGGCTTTCCTCGAATTTGGCGATCCCTTCGTGCAGCCAGACGGGGGCCAAGCCGTTGCTGGCGCGATTGATCAAATAATGGGTGTATTCGTGAGCTACGGTGTCGAGCCAGGGATAACCCCGAAGCAGCGCGCGAGGCGTCGCCACGGAAATTCGATTAAACTTGCACAGAGCTATCGTTCCCGAGGTTTCCACCTCCGTCTCCGTCAACGTGGAAATGGCCGTGAAGTCTTTCCACGAAGGATAAAATTCAACCGTCACTTTCTCCCCCGGCAACACCCCCAGGTCGTCGCCGATTCTCATGCGAGCCGATTCCAGCGTGTCCGCCGCATACATCGGCAAAACACGATCTTTCCCGTCGGCGAATCGAAATTCAAAATGTTTCGTCGAGAAGGTCTGAAACGCGCCCGTCCGTTCACGCGTGGTCTGGGCCAGCGCGCGAAGAGACTGAATTTGCTCCGACAGACCTCCCGTGGCTTCTATACCCTGAAGATGCGTCTCCGCTTCCTTGTATTTCTGCTGATAGAAAAGAATTTGAGCTTCCAAGAATCGTCGAAGGGCATGATTCGCAGGGAGATTTTTCGGTACGAGCTCCTGAGCCTGTTTGCTCTTCCCTTGTTCCAGGAGCCGAAAGAAAAGATCGAGCGAGACATTCTCTTTAGCCACGGCTACCGAAGAAATAAAAATGAGCAGGATTGGAAAGATCCGGTTCATTTCGCCAACTCTTGAAAGTAGTCCCGGGTTACATCCTCGTATCCTGCAGGGGGCTTTTGTTTCATGGCGTCCATCACTTTTTTCCGCCAGGCCTGAGTCTCTTCCATTCGAGACGGCTCAGGCAAAAGCATCGGTTCGGTGGAGATCTGTCCGGATCCCTCCCCCATTCCTTCCATTTGCTCCGGCATCGACATCATCATCCCGCCCCCTTGAGATTGAGCTTGCTCCATCTGCTGTTGCAGATCTTCGAGAAAGACAATGGCTTCTCGCTCATGAGGGAGTGCGGGTGAAAGAGTGCCCTCCTGCAAACGTTTTGCCGCCTCATCCATTTGTTGTCCGGCTTGTCCGAGCTTTTCCTGGCTTTCCTGGCCCAAGCTCGGCACTTTTCGCCCCAGCTTTGAAAGAGTTTGTTGAAACCTCCCCGTTCGGCCTCTGAGTTCTTTCTGCTTTTCACCCAACTTTCGAGCGGATTCCATCTCCTCCGCCGTCATCGACTGCTCATTCTGCTTCGAACGCATTTCAGCCAGTTGCTGATGAATATCTCGCGCGGCATCCAAGGCTTCCTGAGAAGGCTGCAATCCCTTAACGATACCGCCGGGCAGCGCCGGGGGAATCGCACGGTCAAAGATTCCCCGGAGCCGTTTTCCCTGTTCGGTCAGACGATCGAGATTCTTTTCGATTTCTGAAATCGCCGGTTCGGCCAAATCGAAGCGGCGCCGATTCACCTCGCGCTCGAGTTCCGTAATTTTTTGCCGGATGCGCGGGATCTGATCCCGGGACATTCCAGCCCAAGGCTCCGTCAACTCTTGCTTCGATTCCCGGTCGGCGATTTCCATTTTCGATTTCAATTGGCGGAGACTCCGCATCAATTCGTCCGGCAGGTTCGGCATCTCCCGCAAGCGCTTTTCCGAACGTCTCTTTTCGAGATCCAATGTTTGGTCGACCAGCTTCTCTTCCGCTTTTCGAAGTTGGCGCAACTCTTCAGTGGCCGCACTGAGTTCTTTGCGCAACTGTTGGTCCGAACCCTGTGCCATGGAACCGAGTCCTTTCTTCCATTGACGGGTCAATTCCCGAAGGCGCTCTAAATATTCGGCCAAGCGTTTCCGGGCCTCATCCATTTTCCCGGCTTGAAGGAGGTCCTGAATTTTCTGAAGCTCGTCGTTCAGCGAGGGTAGATCCTTATCGGAGAGCGCTTCGCGATTGACGAACTCGGGAGCTCCCTTTTCCGCAAGCGCCGCCAAGGATTTCGCCGTTTCTGAAAGAGCTTCGCGGATGGAACGAAGGGCTTCTTCAATTTCGCGTGCATCGCCCTTCTCAAACAGTTTATCCAAACGGGATTCGAGTTCTTGAGTGAGGTCCATCAGGTCTTCGGAAGCCTGCGAACTCTGGCGGGCCCGCTCACCCGTGGCAAAACGATCCAACAACAAAACGACCCGTTCGAGTTCGGCGACCTCCCGATCCAGCTTCGCCGGGAATGCCGCCCGGTGACGCGCCCAAATTTCTGCGGACGGACCCAGCCTGCCGATCACTTCTTCCCGTGCGGAGACAAGCCTCCGGAGAGAGGTGCGGACGTCTTGGACCAGACGCCGAAAGGAGCGATCCTTCTCTTGTTCGGACGCAATCCGGGTCTCCAGTCCCTTGAACTTTTCCAGCCCCTGTTTCCATTGGCCGACCCACGTTTCGGAATATTGTTCCGGAACCGAGCCTTTCGGCTCCAGATCGCCTCCCAAGACCTCCAAGAAAATTTCCAACCATTGACCCGTAGCATTCAGGCGATTTTTTCGAACCTCCTCGGGATTCTTGAAGAGAAGCGACACGGATCTGGATCTCCCCTCCTTGGCGCCCGATACGGCGTCGTTATCCTTGGCCACGAACGTGGCCACGAGACGGTGAATTTGTCGCGGAAGACCGAGACGGGCCAGAGGAAGGCGATAATTGCCCCCCAAGCCGCGGCCATGCACTTCCGGTAACGGGATATCGCGGGAGAAAGATTCGCCTGTCAGTTCCAGGCGTACAGAAGTTAATCCGAAGTCGTCCGTAACCCGGTAACGGAAATCCACTTCCGACGTGAAATCAACCTCTTGATCGCTTTCCGGTTGTTCCAGTGTGACTTTCGGTGGTTCATCCGCCAGGGCTCGTATTTCATGGCCGAGAGGATCCTGACGGTCCACGTCGTTTACATCCTTCCCGCGAAATCCGAGCCGGCCGCTTTCCCGAAGAATCAAGTCGGCATTAAACGTTCGATGCCCGGCATCTCGTGCCGTCACGAATTCGCCTCCGGGAAGAACCATACCGATATTTTTGAGATCCAGATTCGTTTGAAACGTAAGTTCGATTTTGGTTCCGCGAATCGCCTCGATCGCGAGCCCCCCGATCGATCGTCCGACGATGTCCGGCAATTCCGTATACGGGGGGAAACGGTAGTTCGCCGAAAGATTCGCAACCGACATATCCGCGGCATTTTCCAGCCATCCGGGATTCTGAGCGGTTACGTCTTCTTTCCCCATGATGCGGAGGAAAAGTCGATCGGGTTGGCCGAATAAAACAATCCAGGCGGTGATTCCCAAGGACGCCGCAATCCAATTTTTCTTTGTTCGAAAGAGATTTGGCCAACTGAAATACTCATAACATCGAAGACTTAGAATCCGACTATCAAGTGATTGTTCAAGTGCGTCATAGAGAGTTTGTGAATACCCGAAAGAACTCTTCCTCCCTCGCTTGCTCCACTCCGAGACCGTAGTTACGTCCGACTTAAGTTGGGGATACGACCGTTCCAAAAGCCCCACGCTCCCCCTCGTACGTTGCCACTGAATGAGTGCCCGGACAAAAAGCCCTGCGGAAGAAAAAATCCCGAACAATCCCAATGCCCACGTACCGACGCGAATTCCTGTGTTCGAGAAAAAGCCGGATGCCCGCTGAACCGCACACATGGCCGAAAGCGAAACCAGCAAAAGGAAAAGAATCCTCAAAAGGAGTGTGGCGGCAAAGAATCGCCCGACTTGCGCAAGCGTGCGTTCCAATTGCGGAGAATCTCGCTCGGTCACGGTTTCAGTTGGAAGCGACG
Coding sequences within it:
- a CDS encoding DUF4175 family protein, producing MYLQKVKTNKDAKSRLLFIIANVGLPRSVSSLPTETVTERDSPQLERTLAQVGRFFAATLLLRILFLLLVSLSAMCAVQRASGFFSNTGIRVGTWALGLFGIFSSAGLFVRALIQWQRTRGSVGLLERSYPQLKSDVTTVSEWSKRGRKSSFGYSQTLYDALEQSLDSRILSLRCYEYFSWPNLFRTKKNWIAASLGITAWIVLFGQPDRLFLRIMGKEDVTAQNPGWLENAADMSVANLSANYRFPPYTELPDIVGRSIGGLAIEAIRGTKIELTFQTNLDLKNIGMVLPGGEFVTARDAGHRTFNADLILRESGRLGFRGKDVNDVDRQDPLGHEIRALADEPPKVTLEQPESDQEVDFTSEVDFRYRVTDDFGLTSVRLELTGESFSRDIPLPEVHGRGLGGNYRLPLARLGLPRQIHRLVATFVAKDNDAVSGAKEGRSRSVSLLFKNPEEVRKNRLNATGQWLEIFLEVLGGDLEPKGSVPEQYSETWVGQWKQGLEKFKGLETRIASEQEKDRSFRRLVQDVRTSLRRLVSAREEVIGRLGPSAEIWARHRAAFPAKLDREVAELERVVLLLDRFATGERARQSSQASEDLMDLTQELESRLDKLFEKGDAREIEEALRSIREALSETAKSLAALAEKGAPEFVNREALSDKDLPSLNDELQKIQDLLQAGKMDEARKRLAEYLERLRELTRQWKKGLGSMAQGSDQQLRKELSAATEELRQLRKAEEKLVDQTLDLEKRRSEKRLREMPNLPDELMRSLRQLKSKMEIADRESKQELTEPWAGMSRDQIPRIRQKITELEREVNRRRFDLAEPAISEIEKNLDRLTEQGKRLRGIFDRAIPPALPGGIVKGLQPSQEALDAARDIHQQLAEMRSKQNEQSMTAEEMESARKLGEKQKELRGRTGRFQQTLSKLGRKVPSLGQESQEKLGQAGQQMDEAAKRLQEGTLSPALPHEREAIVFLEDLQQQMEQAQSQGGGMMMSMPEQMEGMGEGSGQISTEPMLLPEPSRMEETQAWRKKVMDAMKQKPPAGYEDVTRDYFQELAK
- a CDS encoding peptidase MA family metallohydrolase, with protein sequence MNRIFPILLIFISSVAVAKENVSLDLFFRLLEQGKSKQAQELVPKNLPANHALRRFLEAQILFYQQKYKEAETHLQGIEATGGLSEQIQSLRALAQTTRERTGAFQTFSTKHFEFRFADGKDRVLPMYAADTLESARMRIGDDLGVLPGEKVTVEFYPSWKDFTAISTLTETEVETSGTIALCKFNRISVATPRALLRGYPWLDTVAHEYTHYLINRASNGLAPVWLHEGIAKFEESRWRTSRESNLSKQTQALLLKRLRKGTLIPLEKMHPSIAKLKTPEDAEVAFAEVFYLVSYLVEKRGGIDRVRQLLNTLGTGVEMPRAFSQIYGQNFSELFNGWLAWLKTQSLAEDPYAQAQKISLRADSDAPEDTAHADLLAVQDDQARGFIRIGDLLQERNRLIAARTEYEKADKILPRHSAYLLNKIALASLALNDSNRALEALNKAVEETPEYPASYTRRAMLHLSRKEMEKAEADFLSANALNPFDPEIHLGLQKIYETRNDSVKVAREKNARKALRVPVK